From the Bacteroidota bacterium genome, one window contains:
- a CDS encoding RagB/SusD family nutrient uptake outer membrane protein gives MKNLYKLLIGASIIVLISACNFLEPEALSLTTEEDVFSNYSNLTKLRNDMFNYLPGGYNTIGNSWRACATDEAEEVGETENIQNFNSGNWNMYSNPDNVWATNYKGIRKTFDFMQGSDTITFSEYKNTDPVSYSARVIKLKMWRAEAKFLRAFFYFELLKRYGGVPIVDRKFDIVNDYAYLRSIKRNSFAENVENIVALCDSAAKYLPVKQSDVANTDWGIPTKGAALALKARTLLYAASDLYNQAGNTNPLIGYTDNKRTERWIRAASANKAVLDMMPLVPYSFQSTYPALFLLKTLRSNEVIFERRYPASNTFETLNYPIGYQSGKTGTCPSQNLIDAYEMKTGEPFDWNNPVHAANPYNNRDPRLQMTIIVNNSIWKATNVQLWEGGANGKPIYHASKTGYYLKKYVDESLNLTIGQTSAKQWIFFRLSEIYLNYSEAMNEVFGPGVVDTFKISALQAVNSVRTRAGVGMPAIPSTITKEDLRAKIRNERRIELAFEDQRFWDVRRWMIGESTLGATIRGVNITKKTDGTFTYVPFDLEKRIFTPNMYFYPIPQSEIIKGGGNIEQNPGWN, from the coding sequence ATGAAAAATCTATATAAATTACTGATAGGCGCATCCATTATTGTACTGATAAGTGCATGTAATTTTCTTGAGCCGGAAGCGCTGTCGCTAACAACAGAGGAAGATGTGTTTTCCAATTATAGCAACCTGACCAAGTTGCGCAATGACATGTTTAATTATCTTCCGGGCGGTTATAACACCATAGGAAATTCCTGGCGGGCTTGCGCCACTGACGAGGCAGAAGAGGTTGGAGAAACTGAAAATATCCAGAATTTCAACAGTGGCAACTGGAACATGTATTCCAATCCGGATAATGTTTGGGCAACTAATTACAAGGGAATCCGGAAAACTTTTGATTTCATGCAGGGATCGGATACCATTACTTTTTCGGAATATAAAAATACCGACCCGGTATCCTATTCAGCTCGTGTTATAAAGCTGAAGATGTGGAGGGCTGAAGCTAAATTTCTGAGGGCATTTTTCTATTTCGAATTGCTCAAAAGGTATGGAGGTGTGCCAATTGTTGACCGCAAGTTCGATATTGTTAATGATTATGCTTACTTACGTTCAATTAAACGCAATTCGTTTGCCGAGAATGTTGAAAATATTGTCGCTCTTTGCGATTCGGCAGCTAAATATTTACCTGTAAAACAGAGTGATGTGGCCAATACCGACTGGGGTATACCTACCAAAGGTGCTGCTCTGGCACTAAAAGCGCGTACTCTGCTTTATGCTGCAAGCGACTTATACAATCAGGCCGGTAACACCAATCCTCTGATTGGCTATACAGATAACAAAAGAACTGAACGTTGGATACGTGCCGCTTCGGCCAATAAGGCAGTTCTGGACATGATGCCCCTTGTTCCATATAGCTTTCAGTCGACCTACCCGGCACTTTTCCTTCTGAAAACACTTCGCAGTAACGAGGTTATTTTCGAACGCCGTTATCCGGCCAGCAATACTTTCGAAACCCTAAATTATCCGATCGGATATCAATCGGGTAAAACCGGAACATGTCCATCGCAAAATCTTATTGATGCATACGAAATGAAGACGGGTGAACCTTTCGACTGGAACAATCCGGTTCATGCCGCTAATCCATACAACAACCGCGATCCGCGCCTGCAGATGACTATCATTGTGAACAACTCGATTTGGAAAGCAACCAATGTGCAGTTGTGGGAAGGTGGTGCAAACGGTAAGCCCATTTATCATGCTTCAAAAACCGGTTATTACTTGAAAAAATATGTAGATGAATCGTTGAATCTGACCATTGGGCAAACCAGTGCTAAACAATGGATTTTCTTCCGTCTTTCAGAAATTTACCTGAATTATTCTGAAGCAATGAACGAAGTTTTTGGCCCTGGCGTGGTTGACACTTTTAAGATTTCAGCATTACAGGCCGTGAATTCAGTTCGTACGAGGGCAGGAGTTGGCATGCCGGCTATTCCATCAACCATAACAAAAGAAGATTTGAGAGCTAAAATTCGCAACGAACGACGAATTGAACTTGCTTTTGAGGATCAGCGATTTTGGGATGTCCGTCGCTGGATGATTGGCGAAAGTACTCTTGGTGCAACCATTCGGGGGGTAAATATTACAAAAAAGACAGATGGAACTTTCACTTATGTTCCTTTCGATTTGGAGAAACGTATTTTTACACCCAATATGTATTTTTATCCTATTCCACAATCTGAAATAATAAAAGGTGGCGGAAATATAGAGCAAAATCCGGGTTGGAATTAA